In Brachypodium distachyon strain Bd21 chromosome 2, Brachypodium_distachyon_v3.0, whole genome shotgun sequence, one genomic interval encodes:
- the LOC100841330 gene encoding late embryogenesis abundant protein B19.3 has product MASAQERSELDRKAREGETVVPGGTGGKTLEAQEHLAQGRSRGGQTRKEQIGEEGYSEMGHKGGETRKEQMGSEGYREMGRKGGLSTMEESGGERVAREGIEIDESKFRTKS; this is encoded by the exons ATGGCGTCCGCTCAGGAGAGGTCGGAGCTGGACCGCAAGGCTCGCGAGGGTGAGACGGTCGTCcccggcggcaccggcgggaaGACCCTCGAGGCGCAGGAGCACCTCGCCCAAG GGCGCAGCCGCGGTGGGCAGACTAGGAAAGAGCAGATTGGGGAAGAAGGATACAGCGAGATGGGGCACAAGGGCGGGGAGACCCGGAAGGAGCAGATGGGGTCGGAGGGGTATCGCGAGATGGGCCGCAAGGGCGGGCTGAGCACCATGGAGGAATCCGGCGGCGAGCGTGTCGCTAGGGAGGGTATCGAGATCGACGAGTCCAAGTTCAGGACCAAGTCCTGA